In Capillimicrobium parvum, a genomic segment contains:
- a CDS encoding NAD(P)-binding domain-containing protein, whose translation MRDAIAATDVSVVGVGTMGSAVVRVLLDAGRRATVWNRTPSASRRAWSSERSRRRPRPKPSPPARSRCCCRSTTNAVRKTLGPSDGSPAAGRTLVNFVTGGTDDARAIAAWANAAGAPYLDGAILGYPRDVGASETVVLYGAAETAFREQKASLAPIAGSHRFIGDRPEGPNLVSAALFMQHFASLSGLFEAGTLAAQPGLSMREFTDMVNELMVPLFQEGSADVARRLEDGDFRGDQASIDVYVAGVGDGSRCCAALDFESSVGASSGSFPCRNSSVGPRLRPSACSDHDVGTPP comes from the coding sequence ATGCGTGATGCGATCGCTGCCACCGACGTGTCGGTCGTCGGCGTCGGGACGATGGGCTCCGCCGTCGTTCGCGTGCTGCTCGACGCCGGACGGCGGGCCACGGTGTGGAACCGGACACCGAGCGCGTCGCGCCGAGCGTGGAGCTCGGAGCGCAGCAGGCGCCGACCGCGGCCGAAGCCATCGCCGCCAGCCCGGTCACGGTGCTGCTGCCGATCGACTACGAACGCGGTGCGCAAGACCCTCGGGCCGTCGGACGGCTCGCCGGCCGCAGGCCGGACGCTGGTCAACTTCGTCACCGGCGGCACGGACGACGCCCGCGCGATCGCGGCATGGGCGAACGCCGCCGGCGCCCCGTACCTCGACGGCGCCATCCTCGGCTACCCGCGCGACGTGGGCGCTTCGGAGACGGTCGTCCTGTACGGCGCAGCCGAGACAGCGTTCCGCGAGCAGAAGGCGTCGCTCGCGCCGATCGCCGGCAGCCACCGGTTCATCGGCGACCGGCCGGAAGGCCCGAACCTCGTCTCCGCCGCGCTGTTCATGCAGCACTTCGCGTCGCTCAGCGGGCTGTTCGAGGCCGGGACGCTGGCGGCGCAGCCCGGCTTGTCGATGCGCGAGTTCACCGACATGGTCAACGAGCTGATGGTCCCGCTCTTTCAGGAGGGCAGCGCCGACGTCGCCCGTCGCCTCGAGGATGGCGACTTCCGCGGCGACCAGGCGTCCATCGACGTCTACGTCGCCGGTGTCGGAGATGGATCGCGATGCTGCGCGGCATTGGACTTCGAATCATCCGTCGGGGCAAGCTCAGGCTCGTTCCCGTGCCGGAACTCGAGCGTTGGGCCGCGGCTGCGGCCGAGCGCGTGCTCTGACCATGATGTCGGGACACCGCCGTAG
- a CDS encoding AAA family ATPase, translating into MQALFAEVTRIEVLRQLTNPAERRSPWLIRDWLAANRVQMTSGARGGSKTTVEVAMIAASIKGEQFLGRDVPPLRWFLISGEQTSAELADLFAQQDISVDELRDRVYVVSREAGVSLGDERWNDWLSREVERFDPDVLVIDSVSMVCTGVDAMNYASVRGLFKTVLHPLRDKHDLTIWLAHHLRKGGGGHVEDIFGTSMWANAADFTINLVAHGARVENEDGSLTQRCSITRSKTSRLVTSQKPEFYEIVGTLADDGSTDRLAVQLPHVEPTTVERLVAALDQPLGRSALAKAVDINPTGTKFRDALSEAIESGQIVKKDSLYERGESS; encoded by the coding sequence TTGCAGGCACTTTTTGCGGAGGTAACCCGCATCGAAGTCCTCCGCCAGCTCACCAACCCGGCCGAGCGCCGCTCGCCCTGGCTGATTCGCGACTGGCTCGCTGCCAACCGCGTGCAGATGACCAGCGGAGCACGGGGCGGCTCGAAGACCACGGTGGAGGTCGCCATGATCGCCGCGTCGATCAAGGGTGAGCAGTTCCTTGGCCGAGATGTCCCGCCGCTGCGCTGGTTCCTCATCAGCGGCGAGCAGACCTCGGCGGAGTTGGCCGACCTGTTCGCCCAGCAGGACATCAGCGTCGACGAACTCCGTGACCGCGTGTACGTCGTCAGCCGCGAGGCTGGAGTCTCGCTCGGTGACGAGCGGTGGAACGACTGGCTCTCGCGTGAGGTCGAGCGCTTCGACCCTGACGTGCTGGTCATCGACTCTGTCTCAATGGTCTGCACCGGGGTCGATGCCATGAACTACGCCAGCGTGCGAGGCCTGTTCAAGACCGTTCTGCACCCCCTGCGAGACAAGCACGACCTGACGATCTGGCTCGCTCACCATCTGCGTAAGGGTGGCGGCGGTCACGTCGAGGACATCTTCGGTACCTCGATGTGGGCGAACGCAGCGGACTTCACGATCAACCTGGTTGCGCACGGTGCGCGGGTCGAGAACGAGGACGGGTCACTGACGCAGCGTTGCTCGATCACCCGTAGCAAGACCAGCCGCCTGGTGACCAGCCAGAAGCCCGAGTTCTACGAGATCGTCGGCACGCTCGCTGACGACGGCTCGACGGACAGGCTGGCCGTGCAGTTGCCGCACGTCGAGCCTACGACGGTCGAGCGCCTGGTAGCCGCCCTCGATCAGCCGCTCGGCCGCAGCGCGCTCGCCAAGGCGGTAGACATCAACCCGACCGGGACCAAGTTCCGCGACGCTCTCTCTGAGGCCATCGAGTCCGGCCAGATCGTCAAGAAGGACAGCCTCTACGAGCGTGGAGAGTCGTCGTGA
- a CDS encoding tyrosine-type recombinase/integrase: MPAPANAGRKYPAEPLTPDEAQALIDAITGRGPLAVRNRALVALMWRSGLRVSEALALRPADVDERQGTVRVREGKGRKDRVAVIDSRGLGYVRAWTEVRRGLGLNGRQPLFCSVGAGAQRQAGQPLDPSYVRRLLPKLGTAAGIDKRVHPHGLRHTMATEMVERGLPLHVIAGQLGHSSTATTDTYLAKLMPSDRIKAMRAAGWDLDEQP; encoded by the coding sequence ATGCCCGCCCCAGCGAACGCCGGACGCAAGTACCCCGCGGAGCCACTGACGCCCGACGAGGCGCAGGCGCTCATCGACGCCATCACGGGACGCGGACCACTCGCCGTGCGCAACCGCGCGCTGGTCGCGCTCATGTGGCGATCTGGCCTGCGAGTCTCGGAGGCGCTGGCCCTACGTCCGGCTGACGTGGACGAGCGACAGGGCACGGTGCGCGTGCGTGAGGGCAAGGGCCGCAAGGATCGCGTCGCAGTCATCGACTCACGGGGGCTCGGCTACGTGCGCGCGTGGACCGAGGTCCGCCGCGGGCTCGGGCTCAACGGCCGTCAGCCGTTGTTCTGCTCGGTCGGCGCAGGGGCACAACGTCAGGCGGGTCAGCCGCTTGACCCGTCCTACGTCCGGCGGCTGCTGCCGAAACTCGGCACGGCTGCGGGCATCGACAAGCGCGTACATCCGCACGGGCTGCGCCACACGATGGCCACGGAGATGGTCGAGCGCGGGCTTCCGCTGCATGTCATCGCCGGGCAGCTGGGGCACTCATCGACCGCGACGACCGACACCTACCTGGCCAAGCTCATGCCCTCGGACCGCATCAAGGCGATGCGCGCCGCGGGCTGGGATCTGGACGAGCAGCCCTAG
- a CDS encoding response regulator: MDVRVLTVDDQAVFRGLARGVIDATPGFESVGEAAGGAEALEAVDRLAPQLVLLDVRMPGLDGLEVARRLRLTHPDTLVVLISIDEPADLTPPSPIVRSVPLVRKQDFGPRLLSRIWREHRA; the protein is encoded by the coding sequence GTGGACGTGCGTGTCCTCACCGTCGATGACCAAGCGGTCTTCCGGGGGCTCGCCCGCGGGGTGATCGACGCAACACCGGGTTTCGAGTCGGTCGGGGAGGCCGCCGGGGGCGCGGAGGCGCTGGAGGCCGTCGACCGGCTCGCGCCGCAGCTCGTGCTGCTCGACGTGCGCATGCCGGGACTGGACGGACTGGAGGTGGCGCGACGGCTGCGTTTGACGCACCCGGACACGCTCGTCGTGCTGATCTCGATCGACGAACCGGCGGACCTGACCCCACCATCGCCGATCGTGCGAAGCGTGCCGCTCGTGCGAAAGCAGGACTTCGGCCCCCGGCTGCTGTCGCGTATCTGGCGCGAGCATCGGGCGTGA
- a CDS encoding tyrosine-type recombinase/integrase: MAHGGISSMSSKKATPAEGVATRHSKQCRSGSGGRCNCSPTYQANVWDNRARKRIRKSFTTLSAAKQWRRDASTALERGGADLHADPSSRTLAEAADEFIAGARSGAVRSRSGTSYRPSTVRGYERCLRLRVKPALGHLRIGEVRRRDLQRFVDDLLAEEMDPATVVKTINPVQAIFRRLAQREEIRMNPAADLELPKGRRRRERIASPAEAAALIAALDLPERALFATAMYAGLRRGELRALRVSDIDLAAGLIRVARTWDDGEGEQEGGKSEAARRRVPIAAVLRWPLGEHLVASRRTGDDLAFGMTAREPFYPSTVRNRALAAWARFNAAAADDQRLDPITLHEARHTYASLMIAAGVNAKALQSYMGHSSITVTFDLYGHLMPGNEEEAAGLLDAFLRRAA; encoded by the coding sequence GTGGCCCACGGAGGAATCAGCTCCATGAGCAGTAAGAAGGCTACGCCCGCCGAAGGCGTGGCGACCCGTCACTCCAAGCAGTGCCGCTCCGGAAGCGGCGGCCGGTGCAACTGCTCGCCGACCTACCAGGCCAACGTCTGGGACAACCGCGCGCGTAAGCGCATCCGCAAGTCGTTCACGACGCTGAGTGCTGCGAAGCAGTGGAGGCGCGACGCATCGACGGCGCTCGAGCGCGGCGGCGCGGACCTCCATGCGGACCCGTCGAGCAGGACCCTTGCGGAGGCCGCCGATGAGTTCATCGCCGGTGCGCGGAGCGGGGCGGTGCGGTCTCGCAGCGGAACGAGCTACCGGCCGAGCACGGTCCGCGGCTACGAGCGCTGCCTCCGGCTGCGTGTCAAGCCAGCGCTGGGTCACCTACGGATCGGCGAGGTGCGCCGGCGGGATCTCCAGCGTTTCGTGGACGATCTGCTCGCCGAGGAGATGGACCCGGCGACCGTCGTCAAGACGATCAACCCTGTCCAGGCGATCTTTCGGCGCTTGGCGCAGCGCGAAGAGATCCGCATGAACCCGGCCGCCGATCTCGAGCTTCCGAAGGGTCGGCGTCGGCGAGAGCGCATCGCCTCGCCGGCCGAGGCGGCCGCCCTGATCGCTGCGCTGGACTTGCCCGAGCGGGCCCTGTTCGCCACGGCGATGTACGCCGGTCTACGGCGTGGGGAGCTGCGCGCGTTGCGCGTCTCGGACATCGACCTGGCCGCCGGGCTCATTCGGGTCGCACGGACGTGGGACGACGGCGAAGGTGAGCAGGAAGGCGGCAAGTCGGAGGCCGCGCGGCGTCGCGTGCCGATCGCGGCCGTTCTTCGCTGGCCTCTCGGCGAGCACCTCGTCGCCAGTAGGCGGACCGGTGATGACCTCGCGTTCGGCATGACGGCGCGCGAGCCGTTCTATCCGTCGACCGTACGCAATCGCGCTCTGGCCGCGTGGGCACGGTTCAACGCCGCAGCCGCAGACGACCAGCGTCTCGATCCGATCACGCTCCACGAAGCTCGGCACACGTACGCCTCGCTCATGATCGCCGCGGGGGTGAATGCGAAGGCCCTTCAGAGCTACATGGGCCACTCGAGCATCACCGTCACGTTCGACCTCTACGGGCACCTCATGCCCGGCAACGAGGAAGAGGCCGCGGGTCTGCTCGATGCGTTCCTGCGACGCGCCGCCTGA